One genomic segment of Burkholderiaceae bacterium includes these proteins:
- a CDS encoding NAD(P)H-quinone oxidoreductase, translated as MNCIEISTPGAPEVLVPAQRPRPVAGAGEALIRVHASGVNRPDVLQRMGHYPPPPGASDLPGLEVAGVIESGDAAALLAAGLKVGERVCALVAGGGYAEYCVAPVAQCLPVPQGLSDVEAASLPETYFTVWTNVFDRGRLQAGETLLIQGGTSGIGVTAIQLAKAAGATVIATAGSDEKCAACLSLGADHAINYKSADFAAEVLRLTDGRGANVILDMVAGDYVAREVACLAEEGRLVIIAVQGGVKAQFDAGLVLRRRLTITGSTLRVRPVAFKGAIAQALRQRVWPWLEAGRVKPIVHAQFAALEPAAGLPSGAARAHALMQGGQHVGKIVLTWKAE; from the coding sequence ATGAACTGCATTGAAATCAGCACGCCGGGCGCGCCCGAGGTGCTGGTGCCCGCGCAGCGCCCCCGGCCCGTCGCCGGCGCCGGCGAGGCGCTGATCCGCGTGCACGCGTCCGGCGTCAACCGTCCCGACGTGCTGCAGCGCATGGGCCACTACCCGCCACCGCCCGGTGCGTCGGACCTGCCCGGCCTGGAAGTGGCGGGCGTCATCGAATCCGGCGACGCCGCCGCGCTGCTGGCCGCCGGCCTGAAGGTGGGCGAGCGCGTGTGCGCGCTGGTGGCCGGCGGCGGCTATGCCGAATACTGCGTGGCCCCGGTGGCGCAGTGCCTGCCCGTGCCCCAGGGCCTGAGCGACGTGGAGGCGGCCAGCCTGCCCGAGACCTACTTCACCGTCTGGACCAACGTGTTCGACCGCGGGCGCCTGCAGGCGGGCGAGACGCTGTTGATCCAGGGCGGCACCAGCGGCATCGGCGTGACGGCCATCCAGCTGGCCAAGGCGGCCGGCGCCACCGTCATCGCCACGGCCGGCAGCGACGAGAAGTGCGCCGCCTGCCTGAGCCTGGGCGCCGACCACGCCATCAACTACAAGAGCGCCGATTTCGCGGCCGAGGTGCTGCGCCTGACCGACGGGCGCGGCGCCAACGTCATCCTGGACATGGTGGCGGGCGACTACGTGGCGCGCGAGGTGGCGTGCCTGGCCGAGGAGGGGCGCCTGGTCATCATCGCGGTGCAGGGCGGCGTCAAGGCCCAGTTCGACGCCGGCCTGGTGCTGCGCCGGCGCCTGACGATCACCGGCTCCACGCTGCGCGTGCGGCCCGTGGCCTTCAAGGGCGCCATCGCGCAGGCGCTGCGCCAGCGCGTGTGGCCCTGGCTGGAGGCCGGCCGCGTCAAGCCCATCGTGCATGCGCAGTTCGCGGCGCTCGAGCCGGCGGCCGGCCTGCCCAGCGGCGCCGCGCGCGCGCACGCGCTGATGCAGGGCGGCCAGCACGTCGGCAAGATCGTTTTGACCTGGAAGGCTGAGTGA
- the pnp gene encoding polyribonucleotide nucleotidyltransferase, translating to MSLFNKVTKSFQWGDKTVVMETGEIARQAAGAVLVNIDGTVVLATVAASKTAKPGQDFFPLTVDYIEKTYAAGKIPGSFFKREAKPSELETLTSRLIDRPIRPLFPDGFFNEVHVVIHTVSLNPEVDADIAAMLGVSAALSISGIPFNGPIGAARVGYANGQYVLNPGPTARKSGQLDLVVAGTESAVLMVESEAQQLPEDVMLGAVVFGHEQGKIAINAIHELVREAGKPLWADNGTWAPEVKDEAFIEQVGTLAEPKLRAAYQIRSKQARTQALREATAAVKAALTEQGVAFDAVKLDNLLFEIEARIVRSQILAGEPRIDGRDTRTVRPIEIRNGVLPRTHGSALFTRGETQALVITTLGTDRDAQRIDALAGEFEDHFLFHYNMPPFATGEVGRMGSTKRREVGHGRLAKRALIPLLPARDEFPYTIRVVSEITESNGSSSMASVCGGCLSLMDAGVPMKAHVAGIAMGLIKEDNRFAVLTDILGDEDHLGDMDFKVAGTTNGITALQMDIKIQGITKEIMQVALAQAKEARMHILGKMQDAMGQAREEISSWAPKLYTMKINPEKIRDVIGKGGATIRMLTEETGTTIDIGEDGTITIASNDAAKADEAKRRITEITAEAEVGKVYEGPVTKLLDFGALVNILPGKDGLLHISQIAHERVEKVSDYLQEGQIVRVKVLETDEKGRIKLSMKALLDRPAREDNGDRPPREERGGRGPREDRGPREDRGPREDRGERGYREERAPRAESPAADAPADGTHPSA from the coding sequence ATGAGCCTGTTCAACAAAGTCACCAAGTCCTTCCAGTGGGGCGACAAGACCGTCGTCATGGAAACGGGCGAGATCGCCCGCCAGGCCGCCGGCGCCGTGCTGGTCAACATCGACGGCACCGTGGTGCTGGCCACCGTGGCCGCCAGCAAGACGGCCAAGCCGGGGCAGGACTTCTTTCCGCTGACGGTCGACTACATCGAGAAAACCTACGCCGCCGGCAAGATTCCGGGCAGCTTCTTCAAGCGCGAGGCCAAGCCCAGCGAGCTGGAGACGCTGACCAGCCGCCTGATCGACCGCCCGATCCGCCCGCTGTTTCCGGATGGCTTCTTCAACGAAGTGCACGTGGTCATCCACACCGTCTCGCTCAACCCCGAGGTGGACGCCGACATCGCCGCCATGCTCGGCGTGAGCGCGGCGCTGTCGATCAGCGGTATCCCGTTCAACGGCCCCATCGGCGCGGCGCGTGTGGGCTACGCCAATGGCCAGTACGTGCTCAACCCGGGTCCGACGGCGCGCAAGAGCGGCCAGCTCGACCTGGTGGTGGCCGGCACCGAGTCTGCCGTGCTGATGGTCGAGTCCGAGGCGCAGCAGCTGCCCGAGGACGTGATGCTGGGCGCCGTGGTGTTCGGCCACGAGCAGGGCAAGATCGCCATCAACGCCATCCATGAGCTGGTGCGCGAGGCCGGCAAGCCCCTGTGGGCCGACAACGGCACCTGGGCGCCCGAGGTCAAGGACGAGGCCTTCATCGAGCAGGTGGGCACGCTGGCCGAGCCCAAGCTGCGCGCCGCCTACCAAATCCGCAGCAAGCAGGCGCGCACCCAGGCGCTGCGCGAGGCCACGGCGGCCGTCAAGGCGGCGCTGACCGAGCAGGGCGTGGCGTTCGACGCGGTCAAGCTCGACAACCTGCTGTTCGAGATCGAGGCGCGCATCGTGCGCAGCCAGATCCTGGCCGGCGAGCCGCGCATCGACGGGCGCGACACGCGCACCGTGCGCCCCATCGAGATCCGCAACGGCGTGCTGCCGCGCACCCACGGCTCGGCGCTGTTCACGCGCGGCGAGACGCAGGCGCTGGTCATCACCACGCTGGGCACCGACCGCGACGCGCAGCGCATCGACGCGCTGGCCGGCGAGTTCGAGGACCACTTCCTGTTCCACTACAACATGCCGCCCTTTGCCACCGGCGAGGTGGGCCGCATGGGCTCGACCAAGCGCCGCGAAGTCGGCCACGGCCGCCTGGCCAAGCGCGCGCTGATCCCGCTGCTGCCGGCGCGCGACGAGTTTCCCTACACCATCCGCGTGGTCAGCGAGATCACCGAATCCAACGGCTCCAGCTCGATGGCCTCGGTGTGCGGCGGCTGCCTGTCGCTGATGGACGCCGGCGTGCCCATGAAGGCGCACGTGGCCGGCATCGCCATGGGCTTGATCAAGGAAGACAACCGCTTCGCGGTGCTGACCGACATCCTGGGTGACGAGGACCACCTGGGCGACATGGACTTCAAGGTGGCCGGCACCACCAACGGCATCACCGCGCTGCAGATGGACATCAAGATCCAGGGCATCACCAAGGAGATCATGCAGGTCGCCCTGGCGCAGGCCAAGGAAGCGCGCATGCACATCCTGGGCAAGATGCAGGACGCCATGGGCCAGGCGCGCGAGGAGATCAGCTCCTGGGCGCCTAAGCTGTACACGATGAAGATCAACCCCGAGAAGATCCGCGACGTGATCGGCAAGGGCGGCGCCACCATCCGCATGCTGACGGAAGAGACGGGCACCACCATCGACATCGGCGAGGACGGCACCATCACCATCGCCAGCAACGACGCCGCCAAGGCCGACGAGGCCAAGCGCCGTATCACCGAGATCACCGCCGAGGCGGAAGTGGGCAAGGTCTACGAAGGCCCGGTCACCAAGCTGCTGGACTTTGGCGCGCTGGTCAACATCCTGCCCGGCAAGGACGGCCTGCTGCACATCAGCCAGATCGCGCACGAGCGCGTGGAGAAGGTCAGCGACTACCTGCAAGAGGGCCAGATCGTCAGGGTCAAGGTGCTGGAGACCGACGAGAAGGGCCGCATCAAGCTGTCGATGAAGGCGCTGCTCGATCGTCCCGCGCGCGAGGACAACGGCGACCGCCCGCCGCGCGAGGAGCGCGGTGGCCGCGGCCCGCGTGAAGACCGTGGCCCGCGCGAGGACCGCGGCCCCCGTGAAGACCGCGGTGAGCGCGGCTATCGTGAAGAGCGTGCGCCGCGCGCCGAGTCGCCGGCAGCCGACGCGCCTGCCGACGGCACGCATCCTTCGGCCTGA
- the rpsO gene encoding 30S ribosomal protein S15 encodes MISKENKAAVVKDNARAAADTGSPEVQVAILTARINELTPHFKEHAKDHHGRRGLLRMVSRRRKLLDYLKGKDADRYLALIAKLGLRK; translated from the coding sequence ATGATCTCCAAAGAGAACAAGGCCGCCGTGGTCAAGGACAACGCCCGCGCGGCCGCCGACACCGGCAGCCCCGAGGTGCAGGTGGCCATCCTGACGGCCCGCATCAACGAGCTGACCCCGCACTTCAAAGAGCACGCCAAGGACCACCACGGCCGCCGCGGCCTGCTGCGCATGGTCAGCCGCCGCCGCAAGCTGCTGGACTACCTCAAGGGCAAGGACGCCGACCGCTACCTGGCCCTGATCGCCAAACTGGGCCTGCGCAAGTAA